CGCGACATGACCGGTGGTTCCGGTGAGCACGCGGGGGACGCGACTTCGGCCGACGCCATGACGGTCTCCGGCGCCGATGTCGACGGTCAGGTGCATTCTCCGCAGTAGCGAGCACGACGAACCTTCTTGTCCGGCCCCTGTGACGGGGGCCGTCGCATTGGAAGCGTTCAGCCGGGGGTCCGGTCTCACGGCCGGGCCCCCGGCCGTGCCCGGCGTTTTCGTGGCGAGACTCTCCCGCCCCATCTGTCCCACGGTTGCTACCAACCGGTACGGTGAACGCCATGTCGCCGATGAAGGGACTGGCGGGCCGGATCAGGGCCAGGGCGCGCCAGGAGGTGCACACGGCGGTGCACCGCGCGTGGGAGTGGGTCCAGCGGCACGGCGAGATCACCCCGCACACGCCAGGCCGCCGCAAGTTCGCCTACCTGGGCGAGGGCGCGTGCATCGGCTTCCCCATCGGCTCCATCTACGGCGAGCCGTGGATCTCCATCGGCGACCACACGCTGGTCGGCACGCACGTGACGATCTCGGCGGGGTTCGTCCCGGGCCTCGACCTCGGGCCGGACGTCATCGTCCGCATCGGCGCGAGCTGCTCGCTGGGGCGCGGCACCCACATCGTCGGCCACCAGTCCATCGAGATCGGGGACGACGTCTTCACCGGCCCCAACGTCTACATCACCGACCAGAACCACACCTACGGCGACCTGAACACGCCCATCGGGCGGCAGTGGCCGGAGAACAA
The sequence above is drawn from the Actinomadura hallensis genome and encodes:
- a CDS encoding DapH/DapD/GlmU-related protein, whose translation is MSPMKGLAGRIRARARQEVHTAVHRAWEWVQRHGEITPHTPGRRKFAYLGEGACIGFPIGSIYGEPWISIGDHTLVGTHVTISAGFVPGLDLGPDVIVRIGASCSLGRGTHIVGHQSIEIGDDVFTGPNVYITDQNHTYGDLNTPIGRQWPENKPVVIGDGCWIGTGAIILPGTRLGRNVAVAGGAVVRGEFPDHSVIGGVPAKILRSHDKENGWQPPLRADPLMSLDELAALSVDGLEGLQILQDKLREEAEARKDDEVLREEAG